A part of Vulpes lagopus strain Blue_001 chromosome 4, ASM1834538v1, whole genome shotgun sequence genomic DNA contains:
- the KIF7 gene encoding kinesin-like protein KIF7 isoform X2: MFWGAGVPMTASDRAARRLGARLPRGGTALPPEQGQEEPSCNMGLETQRLPGAEEAPVRVALRVRPLLPKELLHGHQSCLRVEPEHSRITLGRDRHFGFHVVLDEDTGQEAVYQACVQPLLEAFFEGFNATVFAYGQTGSGKTYTMGEASVASLHEDEQGIIPRAMAEAFKLIDENDLLDCLVHVSYLEVYKEEFRDLLEVGTASRDIQLREDDRGNVVLCGVKEVDVEGLDEVLSLLEMGNAARHTGATHLNRLSSRSHTVFTVTLEQRGRAPSRLPRPAAGQLLVSKFHFVDLAGSERVLKTGSTGERLKESIQINSSLLALGNVISALGDPQRRGSHIPYRDSKITRILKDSLGGNAKTVMIACVSPSSSDFDETLNTLNYASRAQNIRNRATVNWRPETERAPEEVAAGARGPPRHRSETRIIHRGRRAPGPAQAPPAAVAAAAAARLGAECARYRARTDAAYSLLRELQAEPGLPGAAVRKVRDWLCAVEGERSALSSASGPDSGIESASAEEPATQGPGGPPKVAKGQDEEGALQLLALQSQVARLEEENRDFLAALEDAMEQYKLQSDRLREQQQEMAELRLRLELVRPGWGAPGLLPPGSFVPRPHTAPLGGAHSHALGVVPPACLPGDDVGPENWGEQVTNGKEAGAKLLVEVDRPGSGSSAASEEEEEQEEEQEEQLPQRNLHLRRNGINKWSQREGACSGSPLDRKGPELHLEELGAANPGPRVGGSKAPARPRQTPAAMASEWRLAQAQQKIRELSINIRMKEELIGELVRTGKAAQALNRQHSQHIRELEQEAERVRAELSESQRQLRELEGKEPQDPGERSQLQEFRQRVAAAQSQVQVLKEKKQATERLVSLSTQSEKRLQELERHVQLMRQQQGQLQRRLREETEQKRRLETEMTKRQHRVKELERRHEQQQKILKIKTEEIAAFQRKRRSGSNGSVVSLEQQQIEEQKKWLDQEMEKVLQQRRALEELGEELHKREAILAKKEALMQEKTGLESKRLRSSQALSEDIVRVSSRLEHLEKELSEKSGQLRQGSAQSQQQLRGEIDALRQEKDSLLKQRLDIDSKLRRGSLLSPEEERTLFQLDEAIEALDAAIEYKNEAITCRQRVLRASASLLSQCEMNLMAKLSYLSSSETRALLCKYFDKVVTLREEQHQQQIAFSELEMQLEEQQRLVYWLEVALERQRLEMDRQLTLQQKEHEQNIQLLLQQSRDHLGEGLADSKRQYETRIQALEKELGRHMWMNQELKQKLSCWNAAGPSRVTGGEKRTLCLENRPPPGTEEELPTGPELLWQQPLPDSVPRARDEVRDVVRAPLPLTWKRSSLCGEEPGSLEELRPREATEPLVGRVLPGGELGLPWNFGPLATPRRDLRRGSPGMIDVRKNPL; the protein is encoded by the exons AtgttttggggggcgggggtcccgaTGACGGCATCGGATCGCGCCGCGCGGAGGCTCGGCGCCCGACTGCCCCGCGGGGGGACCGCGCTCCCACCCGAGCAG GGCCAGGAGGAGCCCTCCTGCAACATGGGGCTGGAGACCCAGAGGCTGCCAGGGGCCGAGGAGGCCCCCGTGAGGGTGGCCCTGAGAGTCCGTCCGCTGCTGCCCAAGGAGCTGCTGCACGGGCACCAGAGCTGCCTGCGAGTGGAGCCCGAGCACAGCCGCATCACCCTGGGGCGAGACCGCCACTTTGGCTTCCACGTGGTGCTGGATGAGGACACCGGGCAGGAGGCCGTGTACCAGGCCTGTGTGCAGCCCCTCCTCGAGGCTTTCTTCGAGGGCTTCAATGCCACCGTCTTTGCCTACGGTCAGACCGGCTCTGGGAAGACATACACCATGGGGGAGGCCAGTGTGG CTTCCCTTCATGAGGATGAGCAGGGCATCATCCCTCGGGCCATGGCCGAAGCCTTCAAGCTTATCGATGAGAATGACCTGCTTGACTGTCTGGTGCATGTGTCCTACCTGGAAGTGTATAAGGAGGAGTTCCGAGACCTGCTGGAGGTGGGCACTGCCAGCCGCGACATCCAGCTTCGGGAGGATGATCGGGGAAATGTTG TGCTGTGTGGCGTGAAGGAGGTAGACGTCGAGGGCCTGGACGAGGTGCTGAGTCTCCTGGAGATGGGCAACGCGGCGCGTCACACCGGGGCCACGCACCTCAACCGCCTGTCCAGCCGCTCCCACACTGTCTTCACCGTGACCCTGGAGCAGCGGGGGCGCGCCCCCAGCCGCTTGCCCCGACCGGCGGCCGGCCAGCTGCTGGTCTCCAAGTTCCACTTCGTGGACCTGGCGGGCTCAGAGAGGGTGCTCAAGACGGGCAGCACGGGCGAGCGGCTCAAGGAGAGCATCCAGATCAACAGCAGCCTCCTGGCCTTGGGCAACGTCATCAGCGCCCTGGGTGACCCCCAGCGCCGCGGCAGCCACATCCCCtaccgggactccaagatcacccG GATCCTCAAAGACTCGCTGGGCGGCAACGCCAAGACGGTGATGATCGCCTGCGTCAGCCCCTCGTCCTCCGACTTCGACGAGACGCTCAACACCCTCAACTACGCCAGCCGCGCCCAGAACATCCGTAATCGTGCCACGGTCAACTGGCGGCCTGAGACCGAGCGCGCGCCCGAGGAGGTGGCGGCCGGTGCGCGGGGGCCCCCGCGGCACCGCTCGGAGACGCGCATCATCCACCGCGGCcggcgcgcccccggccccgcccaggcccccccTGCCGCTgtcgctgccgccgccgccgcgcgcctgGGCGCTGAGTGCGCGCGCTACCGGGCCCGCACCGACGCCGCCTACAGCCTCCTGCGCGAGCTGCAGGCCGAGCCCGGGCTGCCCGGCGCCGCCGTCCGCAAAGTGCGCGACTGGCTGTGCGCCGTGGAGGGCGAGCGCAGCGCCCTGAGCTCCGCCTCTGGGCCCGACAGCGGCATCGAGAGCGCTTCTGCGGAGGAGCCGGCCACACAGGGGCCCGGCGGGCCGCCAAAGGTGGCCAAAGGCCAG GATGAGGAAGGGGCACTGCAGCTGCTTGCCCTGCAGAGCCAGGTGGCCCGGCTGGAGGAGGAGAACCGAGACTTTCTGGCTGCACTGGAGGACGCCATGGAACAGTACAAACTACAG AGCGACCGGCTGCGTGAGCAACAGCAGGAGATGGCAGAGCTGCGGCTGCGGCTCGAACTGGTGCGGCCTGGCTGGggggccccagggctcctgccTCCCGGGTCCTTTGTGCCCCGGCCTCACACGGCCCCCCTGGGGGGTGCCCACAGTCATGCACTGGGTGTCGTgccccctgcctgccttcctggagATGACGTTGGCCCCGAGAATTGGGGAGAG CAGGTGACAAATGGCAAAGAGGCTGGAGCCAAGTTGCTGGTGGAGGTCGACAGGCCAGGAAGTGGCTCTTCAGCTGCatcggaggaggaggaggagcaggaggaggagcaggaggaacAGCTGCCTCAGCGGAACTTGCACCTGCGCAG AAATGGCATCAACAAATGGAGCCAAAGGGAGGGGGCCTGCTCGGGGAGTCCACTTGACAGGAAGGGCCCAGAGCTTCACCTTGAGGAACTGGGTGCAGCCAACCCAGGGCCCAGAG TTGGTGGGAGCAAGGCCCCGGCTCGACCCCGTCAGACCCCAGCTGCCATGGCCTCTGAGTGGCGGCTGGCCCAGGCCCAACAGAAGATCCGGGAACTGTCCATCAACATTCGCATGAAGGAGGAGCTCATTGGCGAGCTGGTCCGCACAG GGAAGGCAGCCCAGGCCTTGAACCGCCAGCATAGCCAGCACATCCGGGagctggagcaggaggcagaaCGTGTGCGGGCCGAGCTGAGTGAAAGCCAGAGACAGCTGCGGGAGCTCGAGGGCAAGGAGCCTCAGGACCCTGGTGAGCGGTCCCAGCTCCAGGAGTTCCGCCAGCGTGTGGCTGCTGCCCAGAGCCAGGTGCAG GTGctgaaggagaagaagcaggcgaCGGAGCGACTGGTGTCGCTGTCCACCCAGAGCGAGAAGCGCCTGCAGGAGCTCGAGAGGCACGTGCAGCTCATGCGGCAGCAGCAGGGGCAGCTGCAGAGGCGGCTTCGCGAGGAGACGGAGCAGAAGCGGCGCCTGGAGACAGAGATGACGAAGCGGCAGCACCGCGTCAAG GAGCTGGAGCGGAGGCACGAGCAGCAGCAGAAGATCCTGAAGATCAAAACGGAAGAGATCGCCGCGTTCCAGAGGAAGCGGCGCAGCGGCAGCAATGGCTCCGTGGTCAGCCTGGAGCAGCAgcag atcgaGGAACAGAAGAAGTGGTTAGATCAAGAGATGGAGAAAGTCCTACAGCAGCGGCGGGccctggaggagctgggggaggagctcCACAAGCGGGAGGCTATCTTGGCCAAGAAGGAGGCACTGATGCAAGAAAAGACGGGGCTGGAGAGCAAGCGCCTACGGTCCAGCCAG GCCCTCAGCGAGGACATCGTGCGTGTGTCCAGCCGGCTGGAGCACCTGGAGAAGGAGCTGTCAGAGAAGAGCGGGCAGCTGCGGCAGGGCAGCGCCCAGAGCCAGCAGCAGCTCCGCGGCGAGATCGATGCCCTGCGCCAGGAGAAGGACTCGCTGCTGAAGCAGCGCCTGGACATTGACAGCAAGCTGCGGCGGGGCAGCCTGCTATCACCCGAG GAGGAACGGACACTATTCCAGCTGGATGAGGCCATCGAGGCCCTGGACGCTGCCATCGAGTATAAGAACGAGGCCATCACATGCCGCCAGCGGGTGCTGCGGGCCTCAGCCTCCTTGCTTTCCCAGTGTGAGATGAATCTCATGGCCAAGCTCAGCTACCTCTCGTCCTCAGAGACCAGAGCCCTGCTTTGCAAGTATTTTGACAAG GTAGTAACACTCCGAGaggagcagcaccagcagcagatTGCCTTCTCGGAGCTGGAGATGCAgctggaggagcagcagaggctgGTCTACTGGCTGGAGGTGGCTCTGGAGCGGCAGCGCCTGGAGATGGACCGCCAGCTGACGCTGCAGCAGAAGGAGCACGAGCAGAACATCCAGCTCCTTCTCCAGCAGAGTCGAG ATCACCTTGGTGAGGGGTTAGCAGACAGCAAGAGGCAATATGAGACCAGGATTCAAGCTCTGGAGAAGGAACTGGGCCGCCACATGTGGATGAACCAGGAACTGAAACAGAAACTTAGCTGTTGGAATGCTGCAGGCCCAAGCAGGG TGACAGGTGGGGAGAAGAGGACCCTGTGCCTGGAGAACAGACCACCTCCTGGAACTGAGGAGGAGCTCCCCACTGGCCCTGAGCTGCTCTGGCAGCAGCCTCTGCCCGACAGCGTCCCCCGTGCCCGGGATGAGGTGCGGGATGTGGTCCGGGCCCCGCTGCCACTGACGTGGAAACGCTCAAGCCTGTGCGGTGAGGAGCCTGGCTCTCTGGAGGAGCTGCGGCCTCGGGAGGCCACTGAGCCCCTGGTGGGACGGGTGCTACCTGGGGGTgagctggggctgccctggaatttcGGGCCCTTGGCCACACCCCGGCGGGACTTGCGCCGAGGCAGCCCAGGGATGATTGACGTCAGGAAGAACCCCCTGTAG
- the KIF7 gene encoding kinesin-like protein KIF7 isoform X3 → MFWGAGVPMTASDRAARRLGARLPRGGTALPPEQGQEEPSCNMGLETQRLPGAEEAPVRVALRVRPLLPKELLHGHQSCLRVEPEHSRITLGRDRHFGFHVVLDEDTGQEAVYQACVQPLLEAFFEGFNATVFAYGQTGSGKTYTMGEASVASLHEDEQGIIPRAMAEAFKLIDENDLLDCLVHVSYLEVYKEEFRDLLEVGTASRDIQLREDDRGNVVLCGVKEVDVEGLDEVLSLLEMGNAARHTGATHLNRLSSRSHTVFTVTLEQRGRAPSRLPRPAAGQLLVSKFHFVDLAGSERVLKTGSTGERLKESIQINSSLLALGNVISALGDPQRRGSHIPYRDSKITRILKDSLGGNAKTVMIACVSPSSSDFDETLNTLNYASRAQNIRNRATVNWRPETERAPEEVAAGARGPPRHRSETRIIHRGRRAPGPAQAPPAAVAAAAAARLGAECARYRARTDAAYSLLRELQAEPGLPGAAVRKVRDWLCAVEGERSALSSASGPDSGIESASAEEPATQGPGGPPKVAKGQDEEGALQLLALQSQVARLEEENRDFLAALEDAMEQYKLQSDRLREQQQEMAELRLRLELVRPGWGAPGLLPPGSFVPRPHTAPLGGAHSHALGVVPPACLPGDDVGPENWGEVTNGKEAGAKLLVEVDRPGSGSSAASEEEEEQEEEQEEQLPQRNLHLRRNGINKWSQREGACSGSPLDRKGPELHLEELGAANPGPRVGGSKAPARPRQTPAAMASEWRLAQAQQKIRELSINIRMKEELIGELVRTGKAAQALNRQHSQHIRELEQEAERVRAELSESQRQLRELEGKEPQDPGERSQLQEFRQRVAAAQSQVQVLKEKKQATERLVSLSTQSEKRLQELERHVQLMRQQQGQLQRRLREETEQKRRLETEMTKRQHRVKELERRHEQQQKILKIKTEEIAAFQRKRRSGSNGSVVSLEQQQKIEEQKKWLDQEMEKVLQQRRALEELGEELHKREAILAKKEALMQEKTGLESKRLRSSQALSEDIVRVSSRLEHLEKELSEKSGQLRQGSAQSQQQLRGEIDALRQEKDSLLKQRLDIDSKLRRGSLLSPEEERTLFQLDEAIEALDAAIEYKNEAITCRQRVLRASASLLSQCEMNLMAKLSYLSSSETRALLCKYFDKVVTLREEQHQQQIAFSELEMQLEEQQRLVYWLEVALERQRLEMDRQLTLQQKEHEQNIQLLLQQSRDHLGEGLADSKRQYETRIQALEKELGRHMWMNQELKQKLSCWNAAGPSRVTGGEKRTLCLENRPPPGTEEELPTGPELLWQQPLPDSVPRARDEVRDVVRAPLPLTWKRSSLCGEEPGSLEELRPREATEPLVGRVLPGGELGLPWNFGPLATPRRDLRRGSPGMIDVRKNPL, encoded by the exons AtgttttggggggcgggggtcccgaTGACGGCATCGGATCGCGCCGCGCGGAGGCTCGGCGCCCGACTGCCCCGCGGGGGGACCGCGCTCCCACCCGAGCAG GGCCAGGAGGAGCCCTCCTGCAACATGGGGCTGGAGACCCAGAGGCTGCCAGGGGCCGAGGAGGCCCCCGTGAGGGTGGCCCTGAGAGTCCGTCCGCTGCTGCCCAAGGAGCTGCTGCACGGGCACCAGAGCTGCCTGCGAGTGGAGCCCGAGCACAGCCGCATCACCCTGGGGCGAGACCGCCACTTTGGCTTCCACGTGGTGCTGGATGAGGACACCGGGCAGGAGGCCGTGTACCAGGCCTGTGTGCAGCCCCTCCTCGAGGCTTTCTTCGAGGGCTTCAATGCCACCGTCTTTGCCTACGGTCAGACCGGCTCTGGGAAGACATACACCATGGGGGAGGCCAGTGTGG CTTCCCTTCATGAGGATGAGCAGGGCATCATCCCTCGGGCCATGGCCGAAGCCTTCAAGCTTATCGATGAGAATGACCTGCTTGACTGTCTGGTGCATGTGTCCTACCTGGAAGTGTATAAGGAGGAGTTCCGAGACCTGCTGGAGGTGGGCACTGCCAGCCGCGACATCCAGCTTCGGGAGGATGATCGGGGAAATGTTG TGCTGTGTGGCGTGAAGGAGGTAGACGTCGAGGGCCTGGACGAGGTGCTGAGTCTCCTGGAGATGGGCAACGCGGCGCGTCACACCGGGGCCACGCACCTCAACCGCCTGTCCAGCCGCTCCCACACTGTCTTCACCGTGACCCTGGAGCAGCGGGGGCGCGCCCCCAGCCGCTTGCCCCGACCGGCGGCCGGCCAGCTGCTGGTCTCCAAGTTCCACTTCGTGGACCTGGCGGGCTCAGAGAGGGTGCTCAAGACGGGCAGCACGGGCGAGCGGCTCAAGGAGAGCATCCAGATCAACAGCAGCCTCCTGGCCTTGGGCAACGTCATCAGCGCCCTGGGTGACCCCCAGCGCCGCGGCAGCCACATCCCCtaccgggactccaagatcacccG GATCCTCAAAGACTCGCTGGGCGGCAACGCCAAGACGGTGATGATCGCCTGCGTCAGCCCCTCGTCCTCCGACTTCGACGAGACGCTCAACACCCTCAACTACGCCAGCCGCGCCCAGAACATCCGTAATCGTGCCACGGTCAACTGGCGGCCTGAGACCGAGCGCGCGCCCGAGGAGGTGGCGGCCGGTGCGCGGGGGCCCCCGCGGCACCGCTCGGAGACGCGCATCATCCACCGCGGCcggcgcgcccccggccccgcccaggcccccccTGCCGCTgtcgctgccgccgccgccgcgcgcctgGGCGCTGAGTGCGCGCGCTACCGGGCCCGCACCGACGCCGCCTACAGCCTCCTGCGCGAGCTGCAGGCCGAGCCCGGGCTGCCCGGCGCCGCCGTCCGCAAAGTGCGCGACTGGCTGTGCGCCGTGGAGGGCGAGCGCAGCGCCCTGAGCTCCGCCTCTGGGCCCGACAGCGGCATCGAGAGCGCTTCTGCGGAGGAGCCGGCCACACAGGGGCCCGGCGGGCCGCCAAAGGTGGCCAAAGGCCAG GATGAGGAAGGGGCACTGCAGCTGCTTGCCCTGCAGAGCCAGGTGGCCCGGCTGGAGGAGGAGAACCGAGACTTTCTGGCTGCACTGGAGGACGCCATGGAACAGTACAAACTACAG AGCGACCGGCTGCGTGAGCAACAGCAGGAGATGGCAGAGCTGCGGCTGCGGCTCGAACTGGTGCGGCCTGGCTGGggggccccagggctcctgccTCCCGGGTCCTTTGTGCCCCGGCCTCACACGGCCCCCCTGGGGGGTGCCCACAGTCATGCACTGGGTGTCGTgccccctgcctgccttcctggagATGACGTTGGCCCCGAGAATTGGGGAGAG GTGACAAATGGCAAAGAGGCTGGAGCCAAGTTGCTGGTGGAGGTCGACAGGCCAGGAAGTGGCTCTTCAGCTGCatcggaggaggaggaggagcaggaggaggagcaggaggaacAGCTGCCTCAGCGGAACTTGCACCTGCGCAG AAATGGCATCAACAAATGGAGCCAAAGGGAGGGGGCCTGCTCGGGGAGTCCACTTGACAGGAAGGGCCCAGAGCTTCACCTTGAGGAACTGGGTGCAGCCAACCCAGGGCCCAGAG TTGGTGGGAGCAAGGCCCCGGCTCGACCCCGTCAGACCCCAGCTGCCATGGCCTCTGAGTGGCGGCTGGCCCAGGCCCAACAGAAGATCCGGGAACTGTCCATCAACATTCGCATGAAGGAGGAGCTCATTGGCGAGCTGGTCCGCACAG GGAAGGCAGCCCAGGCCTTGAACCGCCAGCATAGCCAGCACATCCGGGagctggagcaggaggcagaaCGTGTGCGGGCCGAGCTGAGTGAAAGCCAGAGACAGCTGCGGGAGCTCGAGGGCAAGGAGCCTCAGGACCCTGGTGAGCGGTCCCAGCTCCAGGAGTTCCGCCAGCGTGTGGCTGCTGCCCAGAGCCAGGTGCAG GTGctgaaggagaagaagcaggcgaCGGAGCGACTGGTGTCGCTGTCCACCCAGAGCGAGAAGCGCCTGCAGGAGCTCGAGAGGCACGTGCAGCTCATGCGGCAGCAGCAGGGGCAGCTGCAGAGGCGGCTTCGCGAGGAGACGGAGCAGAAGCGGCGCCTGGAGACAGAGATGACGAAGCGGCAGCACCGCGTCAAG GAGCTGGAGCGGAGGCACGAGCAGCAGCAGAAGATCCTGAAGATCAAAACGGAAGAGATCGCCGCGTTCCAGAGGAAGCGGCGCAGCGGCAGCAATGGCTCCGTGGTCAGCCTGGAGCAGCAgcag aagatcgaGGAACAGAAGAAGTGGTTAGATCAAGAGATGGAGAAAGTCCTACAGCAGCGGCGGGccctggaggagctgggggaggagctcCACAAGCGGGAGGCTATCTTGGCCAAGAAGGAGGCACTGATGCAAGAAAAGACGGGGCTGGAGAGCAAGCGCCTACGGTCCAGCCAG GCCCTCAGCGAGGACATCGTGCGTGTGTCCAGCCGGCTGGAGCACCTGGAGAAGGAGCTGTCAGAGAAGAGCGGGCAGCTGCGGCAGGGCAGCGCCCAGAGCCAGCAGCAGCTCCGCGGCGAGATCGATGCCCTGCGCCAGGAGAAGGACTCGCTGCTGAAGCAGCGCCTGGACATTGACAGCAAGCTGCGGCGGGGCAGCCTGCTATCACCCGAG GAGGAACGGACACTATTCCAGCTGGATGAGGCCATCGAGGCCCTGGACGCTGCCATCGAGTATAAGAACGAGGCCATCACATGCCGCCAGCGGGTGCTGCGGGCCTCAGCCTCCTTGCTTTCCCAGTGTGAGATGAATCTCATGGCCAAGCTCAGCTACCTCTCGTCCTCAGAGACCAGAGCCCTGCTTTGCAAGTATTTTGACAAG GTAGTAACACTCCGAGaggagcagcaccagcagcagatTGCCTTCTCGGAGCTGGAGATGCAgctggaggagcagcagaggctgGTCTACTGGCTGGAGGTGGCTCTGGAGCGGCAGCGCCTGGAGATGGACCGCCAGCTGACGCTGCAGCAGAAGGAGCACGAGCAGAACATCCAGCTCCTTCTCCAGCAGAGTCGAG ATCACCTTGGTGAGGGGTTAGCAGACAGCAAGAGGCAATATGAGACCAGGATTCAAGCTCTGGAGAAGGAACTGGGCCGCCACATGTGGATGAACCAGGAACTGAAACAGAAACTTAGCTGTTGGAATGCTGCAGGCCCAAGCAGGG TGACAGGTGGGGAGAAGAGGACCCTGTGCCTGGAGAACAGACCACCTCCTGGAACTGAGGAGGAGCTCCCCACTGGCCCTGAGCTGCTCTGGCAGCAGCCTCTGCCCGACAGCGTCCCCCGTGCCCGGGATGAGGTGCGGGATGTGGTCCGGGCCCCGCTGCCACTGACGTGGAAACGCTCAAGCCTGTGCGGTGAGGAGCCTGGCTCTCTGGAGGAGCTGCGGCCTCGGGAGGCCACTGAGCCCCTGGTGGGACGGGTGCTACCTGGGGGTgagctggggctgccctggaatttcGGGCCCTTGGCCACACCCCGGCGGGACTTGCGCCGAGGCAGCCCAGGGATGATTGACGTCAGGAAGAACCCCCTGTAG